One Candidatus Aminicenantes bacterium genomic window, TACGTTGCCTGCGGCCGCTACGATTTTTTTTGGGAATCTCATTTGCTGCCATGGGATTTTATGGCCGGCAAGTTGATCGTCGAGGAAGCCGGCGGCACTACCAGCGATTTTTCCGGAAAGGAATTACCTTTACAGACCAGCTCGGTCCTCGCCGCCAACCGCCATCTTCACCCTATGCTTCTGGATTTAATCGGCCCTTATTTCAGCCAGCCGGAGTTTTATTCGTCACGGTGAACGGTCTGCGGCGAAAAGGCGGGCAGGCAAACGGCGACATATTCGGCCCCATCGGGCCCGGGCGTGCTGTAGCGCACCCATTCCCCCCTGGAAACGATGATCGCTTCATTGGCGCGGACCTCATGGGTTCCCGAATTGCTTTCAACCCGCAGCATACCCTTCAAAACGACCGTGTACTCGTCGAATTCGGGTTTCTGCCCGGGTTCGACCCAGCCCGAGGGACTGCGCATCACGGCGATGCTCATATGGCTGTCCTTTGAATTGACCAGGCCGAAATATTCTTCGATGATTTTCTTTTTGTTCCCCGCCGCCGCGATCGTCGTCGGCCCGCTTATCTTTTTGATCATCCTGCCTCCTAAAAACCTGGATCCTAGCTCCAAGGGTAACATAGGCCAAACCGTTAGGCAATTTAAAAACGGGACTGGCCGCAAACACGCATTTGTCTTGCGACTGAAGTTGTGATAATTTTACCTCATGCAAAACAATCATTATGCATTGATCATGGCCGGCGGGCAGGGAACGCGCTTCTGGCCCTGGAGCACCGCCGCCGTGCCCAAGCAGTTCCTCGCGGTCGTCGGCAAACAGCCGCTCATCACCCAGACCTATCACCGCCTACGCAAATTCATCCCGGCGAAGAACATCTATGTGATCGCCGACAAGCAGTACCTGCCCGCCGTCCGCACCTGCCTCCCCGGATTTCTCCGCAGCAACTTCATCGCCGAGCCCTGCCCGCGCAACACGGCGCCCGCCCTGATTCAGGCCAACATCGTTTTGTCGCAGCTGAACCCCGAGGCCAACCTGCTGGTGGTCCCGGCCGACCACTATATTACCGACGAGAAGACCTTTGCCCGCCAATTGAAAGCTGCCCTCCATCACGCCGACAGCCGCTGTGTCATCACCGCCGGCATCAAACCCAGCGAGCCGCACACGGGATACGGCTACATCCATTTTGTCGAAAGCCGAGTCGCGGCCGACGCCAAGCTCCGTTTTTTCCCAATCAGGCAATTCAAGGAAAAACCAGATGTTGAGATTGCTAAAAAATACATAAAAAGTGGGAATTTTTACTGGAATTCGGGAATGTTTATATATA contains:
- a CDS encoding cupin, which encodes MIKKISGPTTIAAAGNKKKIIEEYFGLVNSKDSHMSIAVMRSPSGWVEPGQKPEFDEYTVVLKGMLRVESNSGTHEVRANEAIIVSRGEWVRYSTPGPDGAEYVAVCLPAFSPQTVHRDE
- a CDS encoding sugar phosphate nucleotidyltransferase, with amino-acid sequence MQNNHYALIMAGGQGTRFWPWSTAAVPKQFLAVVGKQPLITQTYHRLRKFIPAKNIYVIADKQYLPAVRTCLPGFLRSNFIAEPCPRNTAPALIQANIVLSQLNPEANLLVVPADHYITDEKTFARQLKAALHHADSRCVITAGIKPSEPHTGYGYIHFVESRVAADAKLRFFPIRQFKEKPDVEIAKKYIKSGNFYWNSGMFIYKLAFFKEFIKEYAPYYGSQYEKLEKSFTNPGRFTTIYRAIKPESIDYALMEKLREVVMFKAEFSWNDVGSWSSVYDMNEKDSLGNVCRGRTIVIDTRNSLIFSCEKKPLAVIGLDRVAVIDTEDGILVAPIGQLQQVKQIIQILKKEKRLIFTPGTRSLEE